The Suncus etruscus isolate mSunEtr1 chromosome 14, mSunEtr1.pri.cur, whole genome shotgun sequence genome contains a region encoding:
- the TMEM208 gene encoding transmembrane protein 208 isoform X1: MAPKGKVGTRGKKQIFEENRETLKFYLRIILGANAIYCLVTLGFFYSSASFWAWMALGFSLAVYGASYHSMSSMARAAFSEDGALMDGGMDLNMEQGMAEHLKDVILLTAIVQVISCFSLYFWSFWLLAPGRALYLLWVNVLGPWFTAESGAPAPEHNEKRQRRQERRQMKRL, translated from the exons ATGGCG CCCAAGGGCAAAGTGGGCACAAGAGGGAAGAAGCAGATATTTGAAGAGAACAGAGAAACCCTGAAGTTCTACTTGCGAATCATTCTGGGGGCTAAT GCTATTTACTGTCTAGTGACTTTGGGATTCTTCTACTCATCTGCCTCATTTTGGGCTTGG ATGGCCCTGGGATTTAGCCTGGCAGTCTATGGGGCCAGCTACCACTCCATGAGCTCAATGGCACGGGCAGCCTTCTCAGAGGATGGAGCCTTGATGGATGGTGGCATGGACCTCAACATGGAGCAGGGCATGGCAGA ACACTTGAAGGATGTAATCCTCCTGACAGCCATAGTGCAGGTGATCAGCTGCTTCTCCCTCTACTTTTGGTCCTTCTGGCTCCTG GCTCCAGGCCGTGCCCTTTACCTCCTGTGGGTGAATGTACTGGGCCCATGGTTCACAGCAGAAAGTGGTGCTCCAGCGCCAGAGCACAATGAGAAAAGACAGCGCCGACAGGAACGGCGACAGATGAAGCGGTTATAG
- the ELMO3 gene encoding engulfment and cell motility protein 3 gives MAPPRNVVKIAVQMRDAIPQLIKLDQAKPLATVLKELCDAWSLDHPECYALQFADGHGRYITENNRWEIKNGSILCLSTAPDLEAEQLLGALQGGSPERRLHALQHLASLASDMTFAQEVISRDGLQRLGSIIEDGVDRGQVLALALQAFLELMEHGMVSWEILSTRIVKKVVNYVNLNLMNASVQPLALRMLESVTLSSPALGQLVKSEVPLERLLVHLQVMNQQLQTKAMALLTALLQGASPAERKHMLDFLWERNLRQFIYKNIIHSATPLGDEMAHHLYVLQALTLGLLEPRMRTPLDPYNQEQREQLQALRQAAFESDGESLVSGLSVDRRRSLCAREFRKLGFTNSNPAQDLERVPPGLLALDNMLYFSKQAPSAYSRFVLENSSREDKHECPFARSSIQLTVLLCELLHVGEPCSETAQDFSPMFFGQDHSFHELFCVSIQLLNKTWKEMRATQEDFSKVMQVVREQLARTLALKPSSLELFRTKVNALTYSEVLRLRQTERLHQEGTLAPPILELREKLKPELLGLIRQQRLLRLCEGTLFRKISSRRRQDKLWFCCLAPNHKVLQYGDVEDGAGPPAPENLPEQLPVAELRALLMGKDCPHVREKGSMKQNKDLCELAFSVSYDHGEEEAYLNFIAPTKREFHLWTDGLSALLGCPMSSEQTRQDLEQLLAMETKLRLLELENVPIPDQPPPVPPPPTNFNFCYDCSVAEP, from the exons ATGGCGCCCCCGCGGAACGTGGTGAAGATCGCCGTCCAGATGAGGGACGCCATCCCGCAACTCATCAAGCTGGACCAG GCTAAGCCCTTGGCCACAGTGCTGAAGGAGCTGTGTGACGC GTGGAGCCTTGATCATCCAGAGTGCTATGCCCTGCAGTTTGCGGATGGGCACGGGAGATACATCACTGAAAAC aATCGCTGGGAGATCAAGAATGGCAGCATCTTGTGCCTCAGCACTGCCCCA GACCTGGAGGCTGAGCAGCTGCTGGGTGCCCTGCAAGGCGGGAGCCCTGAGAGGCGCCTGCATGCCCTGCAACACCTCGCCTCGCTGGCCTCAGACATGACCTTTGCCCAGGAGGTTATCAGCCGTGATGGGCTTCAGAGACTCGGCAGCATCATCGAGGATGGGGTGGA CCGTGGGCAGGTGTTGGCCCTGGCACTGCAGGCCTTCTTGGAGCTCATGGAGCATGGGATGGTGTCCTGGGAGATACTCAGCACCCGCATTGTGAAGAAG GTGGTGAACTATGTGAACTTGAACCTGATGAATGCATCTGTGCAGCCACTGGCTCTCAGGATGCTGGAGAGTGTGACCTTGAGCAGCCCTGCCCTGGGCCAACTGGTCAAGAGTGAAGTGCCACTGGAGAGGCTGCTGGTGCACCTCCAGGT GATGAACCAGCAACTGCAAACAAAAGCCATGGCTTTGCTGACAGCCTTGCTGCAGGGGGCCAGCCCTGCTGAGCGGAAG CACATGCTTGACTTCCTGTGGGAGAGAAACCTTCGACAGTTCATTTATAAG AACATCATCCACAGTGCCACTCCGCTGGGCGATGAAATGGCTCACCACCTGTACGTGCTGCAGGCCCTCACACTGGGCCTGCTGGAGCCACGTATGCGGACACCATTGGATCCCTATAACCAG GAGCAACGGGAGCAGCTGCAGGCTCTGCGCCAGGCTGCCTTTGAAAGTGATGGGGAATCCCTGGTTAGTGGGCTGAGTGTCGACCGTCGCCGATCCCTCTGTGCTCGGGAGTTCCGCAAACTGGGCTTCACC AATAGCAACCCCGCGCAGGACCTAGAACGTGTGCCGCCCGGACTGCTGGCCCTGGACAACATGCTGTACTTCTCCAAGCAAGCACCCAGTGCCTATAGCCGG TTTGTGTTAGAGAACAGTAGCCGGGAGGACAAGCACGAGTGTCCGTTTGCCCGGAGCAGCATCCAGCTGACCGTGCTTCTGTGCGAGCTGCTCCATGTTGGGGAGCCCT GTTCCGAAACGGCTCAGGACTTCTCGCCCATGTTCTTTGGCCAAGATCACAGTTTCCATGAGCTTTTCTGTGTGAGCATCCAGCTGCTGAATAAGACCTGGAAGGAGATGAGGGCCACACAGGAGGACTTCAGCAAG GTCATGCAAGTAGTACGGGAACAACTGGCCCGCACACTAGCCCTGAAGCCCAGCTCCCTGGAGCTTTTCCGAACTAAGGTGAACGCGCTGACCTACAGCGAGGTGCTGCGGCTGCGGCAGACAGAGCGGCTCCATCAGGAAGGCACACTGGCCCCGCCTATCCT GGAGCTGCGGGAGAAGCTGAAACCAGAGCTCCTGGGCCTGATCCGACAGCAGCGTCTGCTCCGCCTTTGCGAGGGGACCCTCTTCCGCAAGATCAGCAGCCGACGGCGTCAGG ATAAACTGTGGTTCTGCTGCCTGGCCCCAAACCACAAGGTGTTGCAGTACGGGGACGTGGAGGACGGTGCTGGCCCGCCGGCCCCTGAGAACCTGCCCGAGCAGC TCCCAGTGGCCGAACTCAGGGCACTTCTGATGGGCAAGGACTGCCCCCACGTTCGGGAGAAGGGCTCAATGAAGCAGAACAAG GACCTCTGTGAACTGGCGTTCTCAGTTAGCTATGACCATGGGGAGGAGGAAGCGTACCTCAACTTCATTGCTCCGACCAAACGAGAG TTCCACCTGTGGACAGATGGACTGAGTGCCCTGCTGGGCTGTCCCATGAGCAGTGAGCAGACCCGGCAGGACCTGGAGCAGCTGCTTGCCATGGAGACCAAGCTGCGACTGCTGGAGCTGGAGAACGTGCCCATCCCTGATCAGCCACCCCCTGTGCCCCCTCCACCCACCAATTTCAACTTCTGCTATGACTGTAGTGTTGCTGAACCTTGA
- the LOC126027456 gene encoding leucine-rich repeat-containing protein 29-like produces MAECCQVSGRELVQALDPAQRAPPPLVSLSLAYCTSFKVLQFPQLRQLSLSLLPALTDKGLVAVALGCPRLEHLSLSHCNHLSDEGWAQAVGFWPRLHHLNLSSCSQLTEQTLATIAQACKQLRKLDVSMCPRISMSAVKHFEEQLPQVICIHSRFVGGADLILTL; encoded by the exons AtggctgagtgctgccaggtgagcGGGCGGGAATTGGTGCAAGCTCTTGATCCAGCACAAAGAGCTCCACCACCCCTGGTCTCCCTCAGCCTGGCCTACTGCACCTCATTCAAG GTGCTCCAATTTCCACAACTAAGGCAGCTGTCCCTAAGCCTGTTGCCTGCACTCACAGACAAGGGCTTGGTGGCTGTGGCCCTAGGCTGCCCTAGACTGGAGCACTTGTCCCTGAGTCATTGCAACCATCTAAGTGATGAGGGCTGGGCCCAAGCAGTTGGTTTCTGGCCGCGACTACACCACCTCAACTTGTCCAGCTGCAGTCAGCTCACAGAGCA GACACTGGCTACCATTGCACAGGCCTGCAAGCAGCTTCGAAAGCTAGATGTATCCATGTGTCCCCGCATCAGCATGTCTGCGGTCAAGCACTTTGAAGAGCAGCTGCCCCAGGTGATCTGCATCCACTCCCGCTTCGTGGGAGGTGCAGACCTGATTCTGACACTCTGA
- the TMEM208 gene encoding transmembrane protein 208 isoform X2, whose protein sequence is MALGFSLAVYGASYHSMSSMARAAFSEDGALMDGGMDLNMEQGMAEHLKDVILLTAIVQVISCFSLYFWSFWLLAPGRALYLLWVNVLGPWFTAESGAPAPEHNEKRQRRQERRQMKRL, encoded by the exons ATGGCCCTGGGATTTAGCCTGGCAGTCTATGGGGCCAGCTACCACTCCATGAGCTCAATGGCACGGGCAGCCTTCTCAGAGGATGGAGCCTTGATGGATGGTGGCATGGACCTCAACATGGAGCAGGGCATGGCAGA ACACTTGAAGGATGTAATCCTCCTGACAGCCATAGTGCAGGTGATCAGCTGCTTCTCCCTCTACTTTTGGTCCTTCTGGCTCCTG GCTCCAGGCCGTGCCCTTTACCTCCTGTGGGTGAATGTACTGGGCCCATGGTTCACAGCAGAAAGTGGTGCTCCAGCGCCAGAGCACAATGAGAAAAGACAGCGCCGACAGGAACGGCGACAGATGAAGCGGTTATAG